Proteins from a single region of Abyssalbus ytuae:
- a CDS encoding ArnT family glycosyltransferase: MLFRSSKRFLIDNKILLIVSFVSFILCGFNIFGYPIYILDEAKNTEAAREMLVNSNFIVPTFNNNLRTDKPPLHYFFMMLSYKIFGVGPLGARFFSAVFGALTIASTFYFTKKFEGTKAAYITVFILWSSVFFIQEFHLAVPDPYLIFFLSFSFFNFFNFHLTKKNKSLIISYISLALAVMAKGPFSLALFGLVVILFLIFTKQFNYKSIISHKPFLATFIILIICLPWYYKVHIETNGEWTKGFFLDHNLNRFGNEKEGHGGLFIITWLYVILGLMPFSFFIIQALAFGYKKRKEKEFILFCLIIALVIIGIFSISGTKLPNYPMPSFPFIAVLIAFYFVEIYKRGKVTSGLKWSFIFLVFISVILPVGGFIALTLEKQLNEVRFFSLTLSVVTIGTILSFLKFKKVELKKSFIYLSLSWASLSIILFGIVFPQITSQSPVSMAKKIIPPHSDIIVYKRMDSAFPINFQRTFFITDSLDIVLEFLSKKPQGYVITNAKKAETELNNVEGLKLTLLLRQKALFENHVTLIYTKRK, from the coding sequence ATGTTGTTTAGATCAAGCAAACGTTTTCTAATTGATAACAAAATATTATTAATTGTTAGTTTTGTTAGTTTTATATTATGTGGATTCAACATTTTTGGTTATCCAATTTATATTTTAGACGAAGCAAAAAACACAGAGGCAGCCAGGGAAATGTTGGTGAATTCAAATTTTATTGTACCAACCTTTAATAATAATCTTCGCACTGATAAACCCCCGCTACATTATTTTTTTATGATGCTGAGTTATAAAATATTTGGAGTTGGACCTTTAGGTGCAAGATTTTTTTCTGCTGTGTTTGGAGCACTCACTATTGCCAGTACATTTTACTTTACAAAGAAATTTGAAGGAACTAAAGCTGCCTATATTACGGTATTTATATTGTGGTCTTCAGTGTTTTTTATTCAGGAATTTCATTTGGCTGTGCCGGATCCATATTTGATTTTCTTTTTAAGTTTTTCGTTTTTTAATTTTTTTAATTTTCACTTAACCAAAAAAAACAAATCATTAATAATCAGCTACATATCTCTTGCCCTTGCAGTAATGGCTAAAGGACCGTTTTCCCTAGCATTGTTTGGATTAGTAGTAATATTATTTTTAATATTTACCAAACAATTCAACTATAAATCAATAATTAGTCACAAGCCATTTTTAGCTACATTCATAATTTTAATTATTTGCCTGCCATGGTATTATAAAGTACATATTGAAACAAATGGAGAGTGGACTAAAGGCTTTTTTCTTGATCATAATTTAAACAGATTTGGAAATGAAAAGGAAGGTCATGGCGGGTTGTTCATTATCACATGGTTATATGTAATTTTAGGGTTGATGCCCTTTTCTTTTTTCATCATACAAGCTTTGGCTTTTGGTTACAAAAAGCGGAAAGAAAAAGAATTTATACTTTTCTGTTTAATAATAGCACTTGTAATTATTGGAATTTTTAGTATTTCCGGCACCAAATTGCCAAATTACCCTATGCCTTCTTTTCCTTTTATTGCAGTTTTAATAGCCTTCTATTTTGTTGAGATTTATAAAAGAGGGAAGGTTACTTCAGGTTTAAAGTGGAGTTTTATCTTTTTGGTTTTTATTTCTGTGATATTGCCCGTAGGTGGATTTATAGCTTTAACACTTGAAAAGCAATTGAATGAAGTCAGGTTTTTCAGCCTGACGTTAAGTGTAGTTACCATTGGAACTATATTAAGTTTTTTAAAATTTAAGAAGGTGGAACTGAAAAAAAGTTTTATCTATCTTTCTTTATCATGGGCATCATTATCCATAATTTTATTTGGCATTGTATTTCCTCAAATAACTTCTCAAAGCCCGGTGTCTATGGCAAAAAAAATAATCCCGCCACATAGTGATATAATTGTTTATAAAAGAATGGACAGTGCTTTTCCTATCAATTTTCAAAGAACATTTTTCATTACGGATTCATTAGATATTGTGTTAGAGTTTTTATCAAAAAAACCTCAGGGATATGTAATAACAAATGCAAAAAAGGCTGAAACAGAACTTAATAATGTTGAAGGTTTAAAGCTAACCCTGCTACTCAGACAAAAAGCTCTTTTTGAAAATCATGTAACGCTAATTTATACCAAAAGAAAATAA
- a CDS encoding glycosyltransferase family 2 protein → MIESLYYLSVIIPVYNEEQNIKPLIEKIQKSLEKFSYQVIFVDDCSTDNTREEIKKIKNTNIFLIELKKNYGQSMALAAGIDFAIGDYIVTLDGDLQNDPTDIPEMVEIAEQGNWDVVTGVRNKRKDSFFKTIPSKIANFLIRKLTNLDLKDQGCALKIFTKETAKELNLYGEMHRFINLLAYLNGARITQVNVKHHHRKFGKSKYGLGRTLKVVNDLILIIFQRKHLQKPIYLFGNIGLLFFSLGTLINLYLLVVKIMGNKIGDRPLLTLGVLFIIVGIQFFTMGIIIDLLMRTYFESQKKRPYKIRQIFNHTDSEAAKGTETVHYNS, encoded by the coding sequence ATGATTGAAAGTCTTTATTATCTTTCTGTTATCATACCTGTATATAACGAAGAACAAAACATAAAGCCGCTAATAGAAAAAATTCAAAAAAGCCTTGAGAAGTTTTCGTATCAGGTAATTTTTGTGGATGATTGCTCCACAGACAATACAAGGGAAGAAATAAAGAAAATAAAAAACACCAATATTTTTTTAATTGAGTTGAAAAAGAACTACGGGCAAAGCATGGCTCTTGCAGCTGGTATAGATTTTGCCATAGGAGATTATATCGTAACATTAGATGGCGATTTACAAAATGATCCTACAGATATTCCCGAAATGGTTGAAATAGCAGAACAGGGAAATTGGGATGTCGTAACGGGGGTGAGAAATAAAAGAAAAGATAGCTTTTTTAAGACCATACCCTCTAAAATCGCAAACTTCTTGATAAGAAAATTAACCAATTTAGACCTCAAAGACCAAGGATGTGCTTTAAAAATTTTTACTAAAGAAACTGCAAAAGAATTGAATTTGTACGGAGAGATGCACCGATTTATTAATTTACTTGCTTATTTAAACGGGGCCCGGATTACTCAGGTAAATGTAAAACATCATCACAGAAAATTTGGTAAATCCAAATACGGATTAGGAAGAACCTTAAAGGTAGTAAACGACCTTATTCTCATTATTTTTCAAAGGAAACATCTCCAAAAACCTATCTATTTGTTTGGCAATATTGGACTCTTGTTTTTTTCGCTTGGAACATTAATTAATTTATATTTATTGGTGGTAAAAATAATGGGAAATAAGATTGGAGACAGGCCTTTACTTACATTGGGCGTATTATTTATAATAGTTGGCATACAATTTTTTACAATGGGTATAATAATTGACCTGTTAATGAGAACATACTTTGAGTCTCAAAAGAAGAGACCCTACAAAATCCGGCAAATATTTAACCATACTGATTCTGAAGCAGCAAAAGGCACTGAGACAGTTCATTATAACAGTTAG
- a CDS encoding phosphatase PAP2 family protein: MFLLSKKSLYPFYLTLLILFPFLLFNKGSIVLYINNFHNPLLDIFFKNMSRFGNGLFIIICFLCLLLFFNIKWIYKFTLAALIHLILVHSCKQFFFKDRMRPYRYFDCDPDGILNLVENVKIYYRDTFPSGHTTTIFFLFTFFALYLNNRKLSFILCLVGFTVGISRIYLIQHFFVDVYFGMLFGVSSSLLASYIVSLKPKQWYNKKVLSYILLPKIKTTNIRWGDKVFRIF; encoded by the coding sequence ATGTTTTTACTTTCCAAAAAAAGTTTGTATCCGTTTTATCTTACATTGTTAATTCTTTTTCCTTTTTTACTATTTAACAAAGGGAGCATAGTACTTTATATAAATAATTTCCACAATCCGCTGTTGGATATCTTTTTTAAAAATATGAGCAGATTTGGTAATGGCTTGTTTATTATTATATGTTTTTTGTGTTTGCTATTATTTTTTAACATAAAGTGGATATATAAGTTCACCCTGGCAGCTTTAATTCACCTTATACTTGTTCATTCATGTAAACAATTCTTTTTTAAAGATCGGATGCGTCCTTACCGATATTTTGATTGTGATCCCGACGGAATTTTAAATTTAGTTGAAAATGTTAAAATATACTACAGGGATACCTTCCCTTCAGGGCATACTACTACTATCTTTTTTTTATTCACCTTTTTTGCTTTGTATTTAAATAATAGAAAATTGTCGTTCATTCTCTGCCTAGTTGGATTTACAGTGGGTATATCCCGAATTTATTTAATCCAACATTTTTTTGTTGATGTGTATTTTGGAATGCTTTTCGGGGTATCCTCCAGCTTATTGGCTTCGTATATTGTTTCCTTAAAACCTAAACAATGGTACAATAAAAAAGTATTATCTTATATTTTATTGCCAAAAATTAAAACAACAAATATAAGATGGGGTGATAAAGTGTTTAGGATATTTTAA
- a CDS encoding calcineurin-like phosphoesterase C-terminal domain-containing protein has protein sequence MKPFLFISCILAFFITHAQKQEKHIEGIVFIDKNSNTLFDAGDTVLPDILVSNGRDIVTTNKKGRYKIKTILHNPVFIIKPTGYISKIDSLNKVLFYKDSEKEEQNFYFPLYPHQEKDSLKIALLGDIQVDVMDDIFHTGKLVTEELVENKPDFIVPLGDLSFDNPEIFQPLSQTLGLIGSPVFYVIGNHDLNFGETTLECRDQNFEKNFGPSYYAFEYSSNLFLVLNNVYPANKKYYEGKIDQNQLTFIKNLTQNKSNQYKAIKVFMHIPLNELANKDKLIAALNPFEEIFIASGHTHTQYHEYHKRNGLSDIHELVGGAVCGSWWQGPHDIRGIPFALMYDGTPKGYWIMNIQKDKYHLTYKVSGAPYTKQMNIWVPEVNQWDTALNILNEPYVYANVFAADKNTEVMISFEDDSWLPMEKHEGISPELMQFYTLQELGRYKSQKLSQIPQPKTISKHLWRIKIPEHLGKGAHLIKIEAQSENLHLNVSGHRVLWIN, from the coding sequence GTGAAACCATTTCTTTTCATTAGTTGCATATTAGCATTTTTCATAACCCATGCACAAAAACAAGAAAAGCATATAGAGGGTATTGTTTTTATTGATAAAAACAGTAATACCCTTTTTGATGCAGGTGATACTGTTTTGCCCGACATTTTGGTGAGTAATGGAAGAGATATCGTTACTACAAATAAAAAAGGAAGGTATAAAATTAAAACTATACTCCATAATCCTGTTTTTATAATAAAACCAACTGGTTATATTTCAAAAATAGATTCGCTGAATAAAGTATTATTTTATAAAGATTCAGAAAAAGAAGAACAAAATTTCTATTTTCCTTTGTACCCGCATCAGGAAAAAGACAGCCTTAAAATAGCCTTACTTGGAGATATACAGGTTGATGTAATGGATGATATTTTCCATACCGGAAAATTAGTTACAGAAGAACTGGTAGAAAATAAACCGGATTTTATAGTTCCCCTTGGTGATTTGTCATTTGATAATCCTGAAATCTTTCAACCGTTGTCTCAAACCCTCGGTTTAATAGGTTCTCCCGTTTTTTATGTAATAGGAAACCACGATCTGAATTTTGGGGAAACTACCCTCGAATGCAGAGACCAGAACTTCGAGAAAAACTTCGGCCCCTCTTACTATGCTTTTGAATATAGTTCTAATTTGTTTCTTGTCCTTAATAATGTTTATCCTGCAAACAAAAAATACTATGAAGGAAAAATAGACCAAAACCAACTAACATTCATAAAAAATCTTACCCAAAACAAAAGCAATCAATATAAAGCCATTAAAGTATTTATGCATATACCACTAAATGAATTGGCTAACAAAGACAAACTCATTGCAGCCCTTAATCCCTTTGAGGAAATATTTATAGCTTCAGGGCATACCCACACTCAATATCATGAATACCACAAAAGAAACGGGCTTTCTGACATTCATGAACTGGTTGGGGGCGCTGTGTGTGGGTCGTGGTGGCAAGGGCCTCACGATATAAGGGGCATCCCGTTTGCCTTAATGTACGATGGTACACCCAAAGGATATTGGATAATGAATATTCAAAAAGACAAATATCATTTAACTTATAAAGTTTCTGGAGCCCCATATACCAAACAAATGAATATATGGGTACCTGAAGTAAACCAATGGGACACTGCTTTGAATATTTTGAACGAACCCTATGTATATGCAAATGTCTTTGCTGCTGATAAGAATACAGAAGTTATGATTAGTTTCGAAGACGATAGCTGGTTACCCATGGAAAAGCACGAAGGCATTTCCCCGGAACTAATGCAATTTTATACCCTTCAGGAACTCGGTCGTTATAAAAGTCAAAAATTATCTCAAATCCCTCAACCTAAAACTATAAGCAAACATTTATGGCGCATAAAAATTCCCGAGCACCTGGGCAAAGGGGCTCATCTTATAAAAATAGAAGCACAGAGTGAAAATTTACATCTAAATGTAAGTGGTCATCGGGTACTATGGATTAATTAA
- a CDS encoding alkaline phosphatase, protein MTKLYKLIIFLCLANLNFIVAQQKLHRIHSHNDYHQNVPFWNAYANKLNSIEVDIFLKGGNLYATHTENEIKENYTIETLYLQPLQKVISLGLGVHQELQLLVDIKSEPYSTLKKLIKVLEKYPDIINHRHISIVISGNRPKAEEYVNYPPYIKFDYQSLDKPTNAEVWKKVALISLSFSKFSLWNGKGRMTAPDYKKVKDAIDKAHSYNKPFRFWGAPDSKTAWKAFTDLGVDFINTDLPFESSRYLNSLEKRVYHNNTVSPVYTPTYEYDQKNIPVKNIVLLIGDGNGLSHISSATLANGGELTLTRLKSIGLIKTQSADDFSTDSAASGTAFSTGKKTNNRYIGMDSSGQISENITELLDKENFLSGCITTDDITGATPAAFYAHQQDRSYQKEIAADLLKSKLSLFAGGGKNRFNNNFEESGFTIVNSIEDIGKSTKNKIGFFLAENEIPGVLKGRGPILATATEQSLKFLKNKNKSFFLMVEGAQIDTYGHLNNTAGIISETIDFDEAVAKAIKFADESGNTLVIITADHETSGFSIPHGNIHENMVEGDFNTHDHTGSMVPLFAYGPQSHEFQGVYENSDLLSKILKVLNLNK, encoded by the coding sequence ATGACCAAATTATATAAATTAATCATCTTCTTATGTTTAGCAAACTTAAATTTTATAGTTGCTCAACAAAAATTACACAGAATCCATTCTCATAATGATTATCATCAAAATGTTCCGTTCTGGAATGCTTATGCCAATAAGTTAAATTCTATCGAAGTCGATATTTTTTTGAAAGGAGGTAACTTATATGCCACACATACCGAAAATGAAATTAAAGAAAACTACACCATTGAAACCCTCTACCTCCAACCCCTTCAAAAAGTAATTTCCCTTGGGCTTGGCGTTCACCAGGAATTGCAATTGTTAGTAGACATAAAATCAGAACCTTATTCCACCCTGAAAAAATTAATAAAAGTATTAGAAAAATATCCTGATATCATCAACCATAGACACATTTCTATTGTCATTTCAGGCAACAGGCCAAAAGCTGAAGAGTATGTTAACTATCCTCCTTATATCAAATTTGATTATCAAAGCCTTGATAAACCAACAAATGCTGAGGTGTGGAAAAAGGTAGCACTGATAAGCTTAAGCTTTAGTAAATTTTCCTTGTGGAATGGCAAAGGCAGAATGACCGCCCCCGATTATAAAAAAGTTAAGGACGCAATTGATAAAGCTCATAGTTATAATAAACCTTTTCGCTTTTGGGGCGCCCCTGATTCCAAAACGGCATGGAAAGCATTTACTGACCTTGGAGTTGATTTTATTAATACAGATTTACCTTTTGAATCATCCAGATATTTAAATTCCCTGGAAAAACGGGTGTATCATAATAACACGGTCTCCCCTGTCTATACCCCTACCTATGAATATGACCAAAAAAACATTCCGGTAAAAAATATTGTATTACTAATTGGAGATGGTAACGGACTTTCTCATATTTCATCAGCAACTTTGGCCAATGGTGGAGAACTAACCCTGACCCGTTTAAAAAGTATTGGCCTTATTAAAACACAGTCTGCCGACGATTTTTCTACAGATTCAGCTGCATCCGGCACTGCTTTCTCTACAGGGAAAAAAACTAATAACCGGTACATTGGCATGGATTCATCCGGCCAAATATCTGAAAACATTACAGAACTTCTGGATAAAGAGAATTTTCTATCCGGCTGTATTACTACAGATGATATAACAGGGGCAACCCCTGCCGCTTTTTATGCACATCAACAAGACCGTTCCTATCAAAAAGAAATTGCAGCCGATTTATTAAAAAGTAAACTTTCATTATTTGCAGGCGGAGGAAAAAACAGGTTTAACAATAATTTTGAAGAATCAGGTTTTACCATTGTAAACAGTATTGAAGATATTGGAAAAAGCACAAAAAACAAAATCGGTTTTTTTCTCGCAGAAAATGAAATACCTGGTGTTTTAAAGGGACGTGGGCCCATATTGGCCACAGCAACAGAACAAAGCCTGAAATTTTTAAAAAATAAAAATAAATCGTTCTTTCTTATGGTAGAAGGTGCCCAGATTGACACCTACGGTCATCTTAACAACACTGCCGGCATTATATCCGAAACTATTGATTTTGATGAAGCAGTGGCAAAAGCTATCAAATTTGCCGATGAAAGCGGAAATACCCTTGTAATTATTACAGCCGACCATGAAACTTCAGGATTTAGTATTCCTCACGGTAATATTCATGAAAATATGGTGGAAGGCGATTTTAACACCCATGACCACACAGGCAGCATGGTACCTTTATTTGCCTATGGGCCTCAATCACATGAATTCCAGGGAGTTTATGAAAACAGTGACCTTTTAAGTAAAATTTTAAAAGTATTAAACTTAAATAAGTGA
- a CDS encoding RagB/SusD family nutrient uptake outer membrane protein — protein sequence MKNKHIIKLSVLILSISGLCILSCSDDFTNLQPKGSISYENFWQTEQDALEAVNSMYEHMDAEEMFSRGYFWYINASDDMITGRIKAEADNIKSFNTTGDGGYVSNMYSKSFQIIRRANDILINIPEMDLDQSIKNRYLGEAYFMRGFYYFWLAHTYGDNGPNGGIPIVTQENMNNEAGSYTRPDSVIENYSQIVEDLKMAAELLPLYTDYNNEDYGRAHKDAALAYIAKTYLYWAQYDSSKYADAVSYCDAVTNSGSGRKLIDTDNPETDYRLMHSHLNNWTSEYIWSVNSGVEEGSKLPGVMLENKGWGYYNGWGYYQPTANLYDEFEDGDPRREVTILKFGDEFQFFGETKLYQSENSLSGFQFNKYMYEYRYDNPIGTYINSNGDNPTTIYNVPLMRYAEVLLIKAEALIMQGLNGDEPLNMVRDRAGLAPIANTTIDDLKHERRVELAGEFANRHFDLVRWGDAHDVYAQPLYGRIHSDRSDPNSSYTVEIVWEARDFDPSYMHVWPIPTGAIESSGIPQNIGW from the coding sequence ATGAAAAACAAACATATAATAAAATTATCAGTCCTTATCCTAAGCATTTCAGGATTATGCATTCTTTCATGTTCTGATGATTTTACCAACTTGCAACCTAAAGGGAGTATTTCGTATGAAAACTTCTGGCAAACCGAACAGGATGCTTTAGAAGCTGTAAACAGTATGTATGAACACATGGATGCCGAAGAAATGTTTTCAAGAGGCTACTTCTGGTATATTAATGCCTCAGACGATATGATTACCGGCCGTATAAAAGCCGAAGCCGATAACATCAAAAGTTTTAATACTACCGGAGACGGAGGGTATGTTTCTAATATGTACAGTAAATCTTTTCAAATTATAAGAAGAGCCAATGACATATTAATAAATATTCCCGAAATGGATTTAGACCAAAGTATCAAAAACAGATACCTGGGAGAAGCCTATTTTATGAGAGGATTCTACTATTTTTGGCTGGCCCACACCTATGGAGACAATGGCCCCAATGGTGGTATTCCTATAGTAACCCAAGAGAATATGAATAATGAGGCAGGAAGTTATACACGTCCGGACAGTGTAATTGAAAATTATTCACAAATAGTAGAAGACCTCAAAATGGCTGCAGAACTTCTTCCGCTGTATACAGATTATAATAATGAAGATTACGGAAGAGCTCATAAAGATGCTGCCCTGGCTTATATTGCCAAAACCTACTTGTATTGGGCTCAATATGATAGCTCTAAATATGCCGATGCAGTTAGTTATTGCGATGCGGTAACCAATTCAGGTTCCGGAAGAAAATTGATAGATACCGACAACCCTGAAACAGATTACAGACTAATGCACAGCCACCTGAACAACTGGACCAGCGAATATATCTGGTCCGTAAATTCAGGAGTTGAAGAAGGCAGTAAATTGCCGGGAGTAATGCTCGAAAATAAAGGTTGGGGATATTATAACGGTTGGGGGTATTACCAACCTACTGCAAATTTATATGATGAATTCGAGGACGGCGATCCCAGACGCGAAGTAACTATATTAAAATTTGGAGATGAATTTCAATTCTTCGGAGAAACAAAACTATACCAGTCCGAAAACTCATTATCCGGTTTTCAATTCAATAAATATATGTACGAATATCGTTATGACAACCCTATAGGTACCTATATCAACTCAAACGGAGACAATCCGACCACCATCTATAATGTTCCTTTAATGCGTTACGCAGAAGTGTTGTTAATAAAAGCCGAAGCATTAATAATGCAAGGGTTAAATGGCGACGAACCTTTAAACATGGTTAGGGACAGAGCAGGATTAGCCCCGATAGCCAATACTACCATTGATGATTTAAAACATGAACGAAGAGTGGAACTTGCAGGTGAGTTTGCCAACAGGCATTTTGATTTGGTACGATGGGGAGATGCCCACGATGTATACGCCCAACCTCTTTACGGAAGAATACATTCTGACAGATCAGATCCTAATTCTTCTTATACTGTAGAAATTGTGTGGGAAGCAAGGGATTTTGATCCGTCTTATATGCATGTATGGCCTATTCCTACAGGTGCTATTGAATCTTCAGGTATACCACAGAACATTGGTTGGTAA